In Amycolatopsis solani, a single window of DNA contains:
- a CDS encoding alpha/beta hydrolase — MIELSAETLAAVRASLRNPTPAEAIGDRDIVSSEHVLDDGVAVTVLRPRHPRPDAPGLYSIHGGGMVLDDRFADLPRLVPLIEEFGFVCATVEYRLAPEHPHPVPLEDCYAGLVWFAETFGFARLIVGGGSAGGGLSAGVALLARDRGGPALAGQLLLCPMLDDRTSADLPDLVWTREANDFGWRSLLAGQTSPYAAPARMADLSGLPPAFVEVGGAELFRDEDVAYAQRLAQAGVPTELHVWAEAHHGFDRFAPESEVTRAALAARSSWLRRLLDGAGGRECLVGLEPD, encoded by the coding sequence GTGATCGAGCTGTCCGCCGAGACGCTGGCCGCGGTCCGCGCGTCGCTGCGCAACCCCACGCCGGCGGAAGCGATCGGTGACCGGGACATCGTGTCCTCGGAGCACGTCCTCGACGACGGCGTCGCCGTCACGGTCCTGCGGCCCCGGCACCCGCGGCCGGACGCGCCCGGGCTGTACAGCATCCACGGCGGCGGCATGGTGCTGGACGACCGCTTCGCCGACCTCCCGCGGCTGGTGCCGCTGATCGAGGAGTTCGGGTTCGTCTGCGCGACGGTCGAGTACCGGCTCGCGCCCGAGCACCCGCACCCCGTCCCGCTCGAAGACTGCTACGCCGGTCTCGTCTGGTTCGCGGAGACGTTCGGCTTCGCGCGGCTGATCGTGGGCGGCGGCAGCGCGGGCGGCGGGCTGAGCGCGGGGGTGGCGCTGCTCGCGCGGGACCGGGGCGGGCCGGCGCTGGCCGGGCAGCTGCTGCTGTGCCCGATGCTCGACGACCGGACGTCGGCGGACCTCCCGGATCTGGTGTGGACGCGGGAGGCCAACGACTTCGGCTGGCGCAGCCTGCTGGCCGGGCAAACCTCGCCGTACGCGGCGCCCGCGCGGATGGCGGACCTCAGCGGCCTGCCGCCGGCGTTCGTCGAGGTCGGCGGGGCGGAGCTGTTCCGCGACGAAGACGTGGCGTACGCCCAGCGGCTGGCCCAGGCGGGTGTCCCGACCGAGCTGCACGTCTGGGCGGAGGCCCACCACGGCTTCGACCGCTTCGCCCCGGAGTCCGAGGTGACCCGAGCGGCACTGGCAGCGCGCTCCTCCTGGCTCCGGCGGCTCCTCGACGGCGCGGGTGGTCGTGAGTGTTTAGTCGGGTTAGAACCCGACTAA